One stretch of Arachis hypogaea cultivar Tifrunner chromosome 20, arahy.Tifrunner.gnm2.J5K5, whole genome shotgun sequence DNA includes these proteins:
- the LOC112783350 gene encoding ubiquitin-like protein 5, which translates to MIEVVLNDRLGKKVRVKCNDDDTIGDLKKLVAAQTGTRADKIRIQKWYTIYKDHITLKDYEIHDGMGLELYYN; encoded by the coding sequence ATGATCGAGGTGGTTCTGAACGATCGATTGGGGAAGAAGGTTCGCGTGAAGTGCAACGATGACGACACCATCGGCGACCTGAAGAAGCTGGTTGCAGCTCAGACGGGAACGAGGGCCGATAAGATTCGCATCCAGAAGTGGTACACCATCTACAAGGATCACATCACCCTCAAAGATTACGAGATCCACGACGGCATGGGCCTCGAACTCTACTACAACTAA